The stretch of DNA ACAAGAGACTCAGACATGATCCAAGCATTcaaatgtttattgtgttgtaGTATAATCTAAGCATGGCACCACgacaaataaaagcatcaacatATGtattaactttaaaaaaaaaaaaaaaaaaaacagttggtGTTATGGAAGTGTCAGGTGTGCACACTTCCATGTCTACAACAAGAAACTCTGCAGATTTTGGCAGTGATCGATGCCATCATTTCTAAATGCGGTCTTCAATAATTTCTGAATATGAGTTTTGAAGCTTTTTGACTTACCCTGCCTCTGATTAAGTCCACGTGCACTAAAATAGATGCCAACTCCAGGTCCTCGTTGAAGCTGTTTTTCAGAGGGACCGACCTGTAGCCTGACGCAACACCATGACAGAGATAAGTAACTCAACATCAAGTGGACACGTCAGAACAACCTGTCGGTGTTCATACCTGTCTTAAGACCGTGAATGGGGAATGTGGCCTGAGCCAGGAAGTTGGGGTCATTGAACATGTCAATTTCATACACCACGAAGCGAAGGAAGGCAAACGCAGAGTTGTAAACTGTGAACTGGAAAGGCTTCCGGGGCCATGTGGGGTTCAAACCATTATCAGCtggagaagaaaacaaaacatggagCTAAACAAGAATCTGACTTCACAAAaccaccactgctgctgttaGAGTTCTGGTgatgacacatactgtaatgtaacAATTACTTATAGTCTTACAGTCAGTAACCTCATAAATGGTGCCTATGACTACATCCATAACCTATAAAATATACACTACACCTGAACTATTTATATGGTCACACAGCTTTGTAGTTCGGTCCTGAAAGACCTTAACTGGTTTTGGCACGGTCGTGCTTTACTGGCAGAGGGACCCAAGATTAACAAGAGATCAGCTCACCTTCCGTGTCTGTTTTTAGCTTAGCATTATCGTACTCGGCTCCGCAAACCTCGAACTCTATCAGAGGGCAAACTATGCCACGTCCGTGCTTGGGCAGGTGACGAGCTCCCAAGACctttgtgaaagaaaaaaaaaaatctgcttaaTACAAGACTCATTTCAGCCACTCTGACTGCTACCCCCCTCTTACCCCGGGGATACCTCACAGTTTCAGAGCCTCTGCAAACTCACAGTCCAGtcctcacatttacagtatgtacctCTATTTTTAGAGTGACTTGATCAAGGCCTCGTAGCGTGTTCCTGTCAAACGGATCAAAGTTATCGTCCCGCATGATGGGGGGTTGAAGGACGTAGCCGCTCCTTCCGTTCAGCATGAACAGGGCCTGGTTCATCTGCATAGGCTTATCTGCATACGCGAGAGGGGAAACGAGTCAGAATGATTTGGATGACAGTGTGTGAGCGTTTGTCTACTCTGATCATCTGTCCTGGCATTCATTAGACACCTGCTGTCTGGAAGTTGAGGGCTACCAGTTGAGAGCCGCAGAGCCACATGGGCAGCGGGTCATAGTTGGAGGAGTCGAGCCTCTGTCCTCTAGGGTAGATTCTGGACAGCTGTAGGCGATTGTACTGCAGGAACCGCTTTCCCTTAATCTTGTTAACGTACTTCTCTGCCTTAGTCTCAGGGAAGGATGACATGTCCCGGAAACAGGCTCGCTCTGTGCCAATCTctacaggaggagagagggagagtgagcTGGACAGTACTTGGCTATGAAAGGTTTTACTGCTGTGGTTGTTGACTGTGCCTGATTCTTACTTTCTTCATCGAATGGCACAGGTCTACAGTAGACGACAAGCTCTGATAACTCCAGTGcaatcttcttcctcctctccatcatcttCCCTTCTTCGAgctgaacacacaaaacaggcaTCTTTGAAATCAACTGCACCAACAGGAATGCATAAAACTTCCCAAACTGTATTTCCACAGCATTCAATGTGCCACAGACATTAAAATTCTTTCTGAATCCAAAAACAGCttctgtatgagtgtgtgtctgctcaatTACATTGTCAGGCTTTTTTGTATTGGGTCACGGTCTGCATTTTTTGCCCGTCATGTGATATTTACCTTGGCCTCTGACGTCAAGGTCACTTCCCGGATCTTGGCGACCCATTCCTTGACTTCCTCGACGCTGCTGGCAGCCACATGTAGCACTGAGCCACTACTTGGCACCAAAGTGAAAACATGGGGCCTGTTGCCCATCCCATCAGGATGCACAACTAAGACAACAAAGAAAATGCATATGCTAAAATTCAGCTGATTCTACTCTGCCAGTATGTGGAAACATAACTTTGGAGCATGGTGATGGAAAATGTTGAGATTTTACAGACACTAGATGGCGCCAGAGAGCCACCAAATGGGCCACAACAAGCTGGCTTTGGTTAGCGGGGGCCACAAAAGGCTGCAAGCCTGAGCCAGGACTAATGGGTTTGTATTGATTGGACAAGAGGAGGtcaataaaatatcaaatacaGAGCCACAAGAAAAGCCAATACAAAAAGGATGCAACAGTAAAAAAGAGACAGTAAAAAGCGCTTTAAAAAGTgtacttaaaaaaagaaagaaaacattgcAGATGTGCATGTAAGATGTGAAAAGCACGCTGCCATTTAGAAAAACGACTGCTTGCTCTGCAAGTGCAGCACAaagtggaggaagtggaggctACTCACTTGTCTGACAGGAAGAAACCTCAACACTTCCTCTCAGCAGATCTCCCAGTGGACTGTTTTCTGTCATCTCCTGCttggaggaagaaaaaggatTAAGACCTGAGTACTTTAAATCCTTATTACACCTTAATCTGTCAGGTCGGGGACGGGGCCTGTCCGCTTGacattaaaaatacaaactGGGTTTGATTCTTACTGGTCTGTCGGGCTCTGCTGCTGACGGACTGACCTCCTCCACATAGTTTGCAGGAAACCACATCTGCTTCTTTCCAGCACAGTCGCCCTTCCACCTGAGAGTAGCAGAAATGTGTTGAGCCCAAAGCATAATGCTAGGTTTTTCTTGTTTAATTGCTCCTGCATTCTCACTACATTCATGTTCATCTAAAAACTCACCATCCTCCTTCCTGTTTATCAACGTTAGAGATGATGGCGTTTTTGGAGAAGGAGAGCTCATCGTCTCTCTGGGCTTTGTACTCGTACATGGCTTTCACCGAGCACTGTAAAGTCCAAAACACCACGTGTTTACCGTGTCCACTATGCACAGACGTAATGGTGGAGAAATGAACCCGTCCAGGCTGGAAACTCACCTTCAATGTTGGCATTTGGTTGGCCTCCACGTAAAAGCCTGGGTTCCTGCCCTCGTACAATGAGCCATAGTCTGGCTCCTGTTGGACGCCAGATTGTGTGTCAATAGGTTTTACTGACACGTATCGTTATTGACATAATAAGGTGTTGTTAATGCCCAGAATGCAGCTACTCACAGCAGTGCCTATCTTCTCCAGTGTGTCCTCATTGATGGGATAGCGCAACTTCATTTTGCGATAAAGAGGGTACTTTTCATAGTAGCTGATGAGATCCACTAGACTGTCAAACTCAGAGGTACCCAGCACCACCATCTGACCCTCCTGCTGTACACGACAGTGCTTTATTTTCCCCTCAGCcctgaaaggggggggggtgacataATATCAATAACTCTGATACACAGACACTGGtggaaatgtaaataaaatggaaCTACATCAGACTATTTCCTGGAAAAAGGAAACAATACAAAATTTTTAATGAGCTTACCTAAAGGAAATGGCGTATGAGTTTGGTTCTGTTCTCTTCCTGACCAGGAAAGCCCCGTCACGTGGAGCCCTCATCAACATGTTCTCAGCGTGGCTTCTGGAGAGGTTGGCATGATACCACCTgggaaaaaacagacagaccGAACAGAGCTGCACTGATGAAACTATTCATTTCACACTGGATTATTCTAGTGGATGGTGAGCCACAAACACCATGTTAAAGTAAAACCTTTGATTTGATGAgtgcattatattattattattattaattattattaattattaattattattattattattattatgctgcTTAAAACTCACTCTTTGCTTTCGTGAGCGTTGGTCTGTGGCACGGGTTCTGACAGCTTCATTTCAAACTCATTGCAgcgcagcgccacctgctggtagTGGGTGATGAGGGCAAAGAGGGTTTCAAACATCAAGTTGTCCGTCAGGTAGAACTTGGGGCTGCCTGCTTCCTGGCGGGAGTGGATACGGCAATGCTGCACCCTCCCAGAACGCCTGAAACAGCCGTGTGTGAGGCCAGACAGGTAGAGATAAATGAGTATTAACTTGTAAAACAGTTCctatgtgtgtttgcatttggaAGACAAACCGTCAGTGTGAAAACTGTGCAGAAAACACACTATACCAGAAAGACAGAGTGTAGTCTCCCACAAAGGTTTCGCTCTCTCTGACCAGGAAGGAGCCGTCAGGAGCTCCCGTGTCCAAGCAGTAGTCAGACAGCAGGCGCTCGGCTATCTGCCGCCCATCTCTCCCCAAACCCAGCTTCCCATGAAACCATTTCTCAGTCACATGTTGGTCCATGCCGTTGGGCACCTGAGAGgttagaaagaaaagaaagggatCACTCAAGTTGCAATGACCAATGCAAAAGGTGTGGTATGCACTACTCCTGCTAGAAGTGCATTAAGTGCTAACCTCTCTgtgctcctcatcatcatcattacccTGGTTACTGGAGGTCTCTTCAGAGTAGTAGATCTTACTGCTGGTCAGCACAAAGAAATGAGGGTACCACTCCTGGGAGAGGACACATTAGATGAAGAAAGTCAGACCACATGGGCCAGAATTCATATTTGGAAGATTTTTGCATTACATTGAAAAATCTAATATCAATAAGAAATAATAGTCTGATGTACTACGTAACAAACAAGCTTTTCCTACTTCCTTTAGCAGCATCCAGAACAGTCCTACATAGTCAGGCTGCTTACATGGTTAATGGGGTCTTCCAAGTAGAGGATGCCATTTTTAATGGAGTTGCTTATATCGTTCTCCGAGTAGGGAGTGGATGTGGACACCTCCTCATAGGCGCTACCTTCTGCAAGCTTTTTATGCTGCAATGAAGAGAGGACAGAACACGTCTAACATGAAAAAGAACTTGAATCTTTATACATTGATCTTTTATTAGGAGGTCACAATGTAATTGTATTTTCTCTCTATTAGTAGGAATAAATACTTTAAGTGTCTCCTGACCTTGATGAGTATCTTCTTCTTGAGCTGGTTGGGTGAGGGCAAGCTATCTGCTGCAATGTCCACCGCCTTGGTCAGCAGCATGTCTGCAAACACTTTCTTGAACTGAGTCGCCATATTTCTCTGCTGCACGATACTACAATGGTCTTCGATCGAAAGGATGATGGGATAGCTGAGGGAGAGTTGCAATTTAAAATTTTATCTGTGGTCATCATAATACTCAATATGATATCATACTGATCATAATATCAGTATTATTGTATGGCACTCTGCAATTATTAATGACACCACAGTAGCCTGTCTACATtgtttaatcacacacacatatatatgtgtgtgtgtgtgtgtgtgtgtgtgtgtgtgtgtgtgtgtgtgtgtgtgtgtgttctatacTTATCATCCTTCAAAACTCTGAAGCAAAGAACAGTTGGTGGAAACTCACTCTGACGTGACAAAGGCATGCTCCTTAATGGTCGCCAGGACGTCAGTAAATTTGATTTTTGTTGTGAGGGTGTGGCCGTGGTAGATGACCGGCATTGCGTCTGGACCATCCCAGCAGTCCACTGAAAATGTCACAGCATTGTATTTATATAGTAgatataaaaatacatacacATTGACTGTAACAATGCAGAATGCGGAGGTGTGTGGACACTTTAAAATAACTCAGTGCTAATTATAGAAACCTGCTTAACAGGTATCTGGCGCAAAGGTGATGTACAGTGCTGCTATGTGACTATAAGCGGGTGTACGAGTGGCAGCTGCATTAAAAAGCATGAGGCACAAGTTGTCCAGACGGGTAATTATGAAGTCCCGAGTCAAGTGGTGGTTCTAAGCCTTTGTGTTTACCCACATTCAATACAGCGACAGCCCATCCTCAAACAGCGAGCGTACGCCTCCAGGGAAGATTCGCTGGAAAACTGGTCTCCTGTCAGGTAGCTATGACCGAGAATGAAGCAAGTAGGATTCACACATtatgaacacaacacacattaGAACAGCACAAAAAGCTACTACTCTGGTTGGACTCAAAGTATTAagtaaagcaaagaaaaagTACTGTTTCCTATCTAGAACAGAAGCTTATCATTTAAACTgcctttcacacacacttttaaatgGGAGGAAAAACTAATTTTCCTGCACAATGCACATTTAGATCTCCTTCTGGGCCATGATTGTTAAATAATACCCTTTTATCTGATGCATGAAGTCAGTTCAAAAGCCCCCTTTAGTTAAAGGGCGCCCGCTCTCAGTGTTCCCAGGGACTAATTACAACTAGATGACCTAAATGTGAACATGCATGCCCCCCACCCAGGCCTGCTTACGTGTTGTGAGAAGAGGAGATCCAGTAGTGGGACAAGGGGTTGTTCATGTTGTCTGGACACACTTGGTCTAGAGAGGAGTCCCAGATGGTGTTCTCTTTGGAGAACAAGTACGTCAGGAACTGCGTAAGAAAGAACACGTCTGAATGCAAATGTACAAACTTCCCTCAACTGACTGGCCTTGAATTCTTGCCTTTAACAGACTTGTCGGTGCAGGGCAACAACAGTTATCTCTGCATCTTGCATAGTTCTCTTTCTGTAGTTGCATGACAAATCTGGTACCTGACATATTTAACATTCTAATGTGAGACACTCCTGAAAGCTGTCCTGCAACCGCTTCTTCTTTTCTCTAGTTAACCATAGCTCTGCGGCGACCACAATAAGCATCAGTTTCTGCAGAACAGCCAGGCAGCACCACCGTCAAGAACTTTTCTATTTGTGTGGGAAGATGCGCTTCAGGCCAAGAACATGGCTATCCATGTCAATTTCTGAGCATCTCCTACGCCTACAGCACTGGGGTCTTCAGCAAAAACACCTCAATTTTTCCATCAGTGAGCAAAGACCCGCGAAAGGGTACGATTGAGAAAAAGTAGGGGAACAGTGTGAGAGGCGGTGAAAGTGTGCATACCTCATCTTGCTGGAAATAAGGCTGCTCAACTTCCCTCAGAGGGTCCTTGAGGTAGCTGAACATAAACTCCTGAACCTTGTCAGAGTCTGTAGCCCACATTTCCTGCATTCACATTAAAAGGCCCCAGTaagtattgtgtttttaaagaagCGAAACCCCAAACGAGGCTGATATTCAATGGCTTGGCCAGAGAGGCTACCTTCTGGGACTCCAGGAGGAAGCCCTTGAAGTCCTCTAGGGAGATCCTCTGATCTGGTCTGTCGATGAACCTGACAGGGTAATCATTTGcttcaataaacacacacacccatgacGCTGCAGATAGGTTGGTGGTGTGTACGAAGCATGTTTTTAACCTACCTCTGTAAAAATGGAATCTCCATCTGAAAGACGAAAAGAACATTTTAGTTAATTAATCAAAGCGCGGTGCTTTCGGTGTGTTTAGTAGTTGGCATCTGAGGGCGGAGGGTGGATAGATGTCAGGAGCACTGAGGTCATCCATTCAATCTGACCCCAGCCTGCCTGCTCCTAACAGCCTCCACCAGAGGGGTTTGGTGGGTTTTTAACTGGTCCATATTGATCCAACAGCCTTTTGAGAACAGCCAAatgggggaggaagggagccttggcagggcatcagatgggCTGCTGGGGGATGGAAGTGTCGGGACAGAGCCGCGCGTGGACACATGAAGTGACTGCACTTACATTTTTCTGTGCGTCGAACATGAGGCTACGGTAGAGCTGGGCGAACTGGCTGAAGGACACGTCTCCGTTCCTCATCTCAGAGTCCTGTTAGGTAACGaacaagagaaaaagaaatgacTTAGCCTCCAATATCTCGTTGAAAAGGAACCGAGCAGCGGAACCGTCTGTGATAGGTGGAAGGTGGTTACCGGAAGTTTCTCTCGGAGGAACCTCATGTTGGGCACCCTGTAGTTGACCTGGCTCAGCATGCCTTTTAGATCCTTACAGGATAtcctacacacatgcacaggttgaaataaaatcaaacacaaacatggataCGCAGGTAGACAACGCGCACACGCCCTCCAACGCCGCTCGTTTGGACTGAGGGGATTCACTTTTACTACACAGCCCGGAATTCTGGCCGGAGAAGACAATGCCCTAATAGTAACAAAGGCTTGTGCTTTCGTCAGGGATATA from Betta splendens chromosome 7, fBetSpl5.4, whole genome shotgun sequence encodes:
- the plcg1 gene encoding 1-phosphatidylinositol 4,5-bisphosphate phosphodiesterase gamma-1 isoform X3 → MAGTSAFFSNGPVPWMDNDTEMNTLYRDLELGTVLTLFYSKKSQRPERRTFQVKLETRTIIWTRGTDKIEGEIDIREIKEIRPGQKSRDFERYVEDSAIRLDHAHCFVILYGTEFRLKSLSLAATSDEEMSMWVKGLNRLVADTLKSPTPLQIERWLRKQFYAVDRDREDRISCKDLKGMLSQVNYRVPNMRFLREKLPDSEMRNGDVSFSQFAQLYRSLMFDAQKNMEIPFLQRFIDRPDQRISLEDFKGFLLESQKEMWATDSDKVQEFMFSYLKDPLREVEQPYFQQDEFLTYLFSKENTIWDSSLDQVCPDNMNNPLSHYWISSSHNTYLTGDQFSSESSLEAYARCLRMGCRCIELDCWDGPDAMPVIYHGHTLTTKIKFTDVLATIKEHAFVTSDYPIILSIEDHCSIVQQRNMATQFKKVFADMLLTKAVDIAADSLPSPNQLKKKILIKHKKLAEGSAYEEVSTSTPYSENDISNSIKNGILYLEDPINHEWYPHFFVLTSSKIYYSEETSSNQGNDDDEEHREVPNGMDQHVTEKWFHGKLGLGRDGRQIAERLLSDYCLDTGAPDGSFLVRESETFVGDYTLSFWRSGRVQHCRIHSRQEAGSPKFYLTDNLMFETLFALITHYQQVALRCNEFEMKLSEPVPQTNAHESKEWYHANLSRSHAENMLMRAPRDGAFLVRKRTEPNSYAISFRAEGKIKHCRVQQEGQMVVLGTSEFDSLVDLISYYEKYPLYRKMKLRYPINEDTLEKIGTAEPDYGSLYEGRNPGFYVEANQMPTLKCSVKAMYEYKAQRDDELSFSKNAIISNVDKQEGGWWKGDCAGKKQMWFPANYVEEEMTENSPLGDLLRGSVEVSSCQTIVHPDGMGNRPHVFTLVPSSGSVLHVAASSVEEVKEWVAKIREVTLTSEAKLEEGKMMERRKKIALELSELVVYCRPVPFDEEKIGTERACFRDMSSFPETKAEKYVNKIKGKRFLQYNRLQLSRIYPRGQRLDSSNYDPLPMWLCGSQLVALNFQTADKPMQMNQALFMLNGRSGYVLQPPIMRDDNFDPFDRNTLRGLDQVTLKIEVLGARHLPKHGRGIVCPLIEFEVCGAEYDNAKLKTDTEADNGLNPTWPRKPFQFTVYNSAFAFLRFVVYEIDMFNDPNFLAQATFPIHGLKTGYRSVPLKNSFNEDLELASILVHVDLIRGRDENGEVLSPFLAAGASSVSALAQAGRERSGELGSVSSTSSNMSPLPQSPGQAMAYRGREGSFESRYQSPLEDFRVSQEALLDVDTQNRRLLRRTRVGGENRV
- the plcg1 gene encoding 1-phosphatidylinositol 4,5-bisphosphate phosphodiesterase gamma-1 isoform X1 codes for the protein MAGTSAFFSNGPVPWMDNDTEMNTLYRDLELGTVLTLFYSKKSQRPERRTFQVKLETRTIIWTRGTDKIEGEIDIREIKEIRPGQKSRDFERYVEDSAIRLDHAHCFVILYGTEFRLKSLSLAATSDEEMSMWVKGLNRLVADTLKSPTPLQIERWLRKQFYAVDRDREDRISCKDLKGMLSQVNYRVPNMRFLREKLPDSEMRNGDVSFSQFAQLYRSLMFDAQKNMEIPFLQRFIDRPDQRISLEDFKGFLLESQKEMWATDSDKVQEFMFSYLKDPLREVEQPYFQQDEFLTYLFSKENTIWDSSLDQVCPDNMNNPLSHYWISSSHNTYLTGDQFSSESSLEAYARCLRMGCRCIELDCWDGPDAMPVIYHGHTLTTKIKFTDVLATIKEHAFVTSDYPIILSIEDHCSIVQQRNMATQFKKVFADMLLTKAVDIAADSLPSPNQLKKKILIKHKKLAEGSAYEEVSTSTPYSENDISNSIKNGILYLEDPINHEWYPHFFVLTSSKIYYSEETSSNQGNDDDEEHREVPNGMDQHVTEKWFHGKLGLGRDGRQIAERLLSDYCLDTGAPDGSFLVRESETFVGDYTLSFWRSGRVQHCRIHSRQEAGSPKFYLTDNLMFETLFALITHYQQVALRCNEFEMKLSEPVPQTNAHESKEWYHANLSRSHAENMLMRAPRDGAFLVRKRTEPNSYAISFRAEGKIKHCRVQQEGQMVVLGTSEFDSLVDLISYYEKYPLYRKMKLRYPINEDTLEKIGTAEPDYGSLYEGRNPGFYVEANQMPTLKCSVKAMYEYKAQRDDELSFSKNAIISNVDKQEGGWWKGDCAGKKQMWFPANYVEEVSPSAAEPDRPQEMTENSPLGDLLRGSVEVSSCQTIVHPDGMGNRPHVFTLVPSSGSVLHVAASSVEEVKEWVAKIREVTLTSEAKLEEGKMMERRKKIALELSELVVYCRPVPFDEEKIGTERACFRDMSSFPETKAEKYVNKIKGKRFLQYNRLQLSRIYPRGQRLDSSNYDPLPMWLCGSQLVALNFQTADKPMQMNQALFMLNGRSGYVLQPPIMRDDNFDPFDRNTLRGLDQVTLKIEVLGARHLPKHGRGIVCPLIEFEVCGAEYDNAKLKTDTEADNGLNPTWPRKPFQFTVYNSAFAFLRFVVYEIDMFNDPNFLAQATFPIHGLKTGYRSVPLKNSFNEDLELASILVHVDLIRGRDENGEVLSPFLAAGASSVSALAQAGRERSGELGSVSSTSSNMSPLPQSPGQAMAYRGREGSFESRYQSPLEDFRVSQEALLDVDTQNRRLLRRTRVGGENRV
- the plcg1 gene encoding 1-phosphatidylinositol 4,5-bisphosphate phosphodiesterase gamma-1 isoform X2 yields the protein MAGTSAFFSNGPVPWMDNDTEMNTLYRDLELGTVLTLFYSKKSQRPERRTFQVKLETRTIIWTRGTDKIEGEIDIREIKEIRPGQKSRDFERYVEDSAIRLDHAHCFVILYGTEFRLKSLSLAATSDEEMSMWVKGLNRLVADTLKSPTPLQIERWLRKQFYAVDRDREDRISCKDLKGMLSQVNYRVPNMRFLREKLPDSEMRNGDVSFSQFAQLYRSLMFDAQKNMEIPFLQRFIDRPDQRISLEDFKGFLLESQKEMWATDSDKVQEFMFSYLKDPLREVEQPYFQQDEFLTYLFSKENTIWDSSLDQVCPDNMNNPLSHYWISSSHNTYLTGDQFSSESSLEAYARCLRMGCRCIELDCWDGPDAMPVIYHGHTLTTKIKFTDVLATIKEHAFVTSDYPIILSIEDHCSIVQQRNMATQFKKVFADMLLTKAVDIAADSLPSPNQLKKKILIKHKKLAEGSAYEEVSTSTPYSENDISNSIKNGILYLEDPINHEWYPHFFVLTSSKIYYSEETSSNQGNDDDEEHREVPNGMDQHVTEKWFHGKLGLGRDGRQIAERLLSDYCLDTGAPDGSFLVRESETFVGDYTLSFWRSGRVQHCRIHSRQEAGSPKFYLTDNLMFETLFALITHYQQVALRCNEFEMKLSEPVPQTNAHESKEWYHANLSRSHAENMLMRAPRDGAFLVRKRTEPNSYAISFRAEGKIKHCRVQQEGQMVVLGTSEFDSLVDLISYYEKYPLYRKMKLRYPINEDTLEKIGTAEPDYGSLYEGRNPGFYVEANQMPTLKCSVKAMYEYKAQRDDELSFSKNAIISNVDKQEGGWWKGDCAGKKQMWFPANYVEEVSPSAAEPDRPEMTENSPLGDLLRGSVEVSSCQTIVHPDGMGNRPHVFTLVPSSGSVLHVAASSVEEVKEWVAKIREVTLTSEAKLEEGKMMERRKKIALELSELVVYCRPVPFDEEKIGTERACFRDMSSFPETKAEKYVNKIKGKRFLQYNRLQLSRIYPRGQRLDSSNYDPLPMWLCGSQLVALNFQTADKPMQMNQALFMLNGRSGYVLQPPIMRDDNFDPFDRNTLRGLDQVTLKIEVLGARHLPKHGRGIVCPLIEFEVCGAEYDNAKLKTDTEADNGLNPTWPRKPFQFTVYNSAFAFLRFVVYEIDMFNDPNFLAQATFPIHGLKTGYRSVPLKNSFNEDLELASILVHVDLIRGRDENGEVLSPFLAAGASSVSALAQAGRERSGELGSVSSTSSNMSPLPQSPGQAMAYRGREGSFESRYQSPLEDFRVSQEALLDVDTQNRRLLRRTRVGGENRV